From a region of the Acidobacteriota bacterium genome:
- a CDS encoding citrate (Si)-synthase codes for MGKLHDVLASQIPAMRNDIKAFVKEHGAKVIGELTIGAAFGGMRGLKAMVCDTSEVPPDKGLIIRGIPIGQLTDKLPEEIFWLLCVGTLPSADELKDLQADLKARAKKLPGYVFNVLDAMPKDSHPMCQLDTAILSLERESEFRKGYDAGMKKDQYWEPMLEDSLNILAWMPEIAAYIYRKTFDKGPRIPADPNLDWGGNYAHMLGIPDPTGEFKNLMRLYLTLHSDHEGGNVSAHTCHCVGSALSDAFYAVSAGLNGLAGPLHGLANQECLGWILETMEKFGGAPTEEQLAKYAQDTLNAGKVVPGYGHAVLRITDPRFDAFHAFGARVCPEDKTYQTVARVFKVVPEVLKQVQKIKDPWPNVDAASGCLLY; via the coding sequence ATGGGCAAGTTACACGATGTGCTGGCCAGCCAGATTCCGGCGATGCGGAACGACATCAAGGCCTTCGTGAAGGAGCACGGCGCGAAGGTGATCGGCGAACTGACCATCGGCGCGGCCTTCGGCGGCATGCGCGGCCTCAAGGCCATGGTCTGCGACACCTCCGAGGTGCCGCCGGACAAGGGCCTCATCATCCGCGGCATTCCCATCGGCCAGCTGACGGACAAGCTCCCCGAGGAGATTTTCTGGCTCCTCTGCGTGGGCACCCTGCCGAGCGCCGACGAGCTCAAGGACCTTCAGGCGGACCTGAAGGCCCGCGCCAAGAAGCTCCCGGGCTACGTCTTCAACGTCCTCGACGCCATGCCGAAGGACTCCCATCCCATGTGCCAGCTCGACACGGCCATCCTTTCCCTCGAGCGCGAATCCGAGTTCCGCAAGGGGTACGACGCGGGCATGAAGAAGGACCAGTACTGGGAGCCCATGCTGGAAGACTCCCTGAACATCCTGGCCTGGATGCCCGAAATCGCGGCGTACATCTACCGCAAGACCTTCGACAAGGGCCCGCGGATTCCCGCCGACCCGAACCTCGACTGGGGCGGCAACTACGCCCACATGCTGGGCATCCCCGATCCCACGGGCGAGTTCAAGAACCTCATGCGCCTGTACCTGACCCTCCACAGCGACCACGAGGGCGGCAACGTCTCGGCCCACACCTGTCACTGCGTGGGTTCGGCCCTCTCCGACGCCTTCTACGCCGTGTCCGCGGGCCTCAACGGCCTGGCGGGCCCCCTCCACGGCCTCGCCAACCAGGAATGCCTGGGCTGGATCCTCGAGACCATGGAGAAATTCGGCGGCGCCCCCACCGAGGAGCAGCTGGCGAAGTACGCCCAGGACACGCTGAACGCCGGGAAGGTCGTCCCCGGGTACGGCCACGCCGTCCTTCGCATCACCGACCCGCGCTTCGACGCCTTCCACGCCTTCGGCGCGAGGGTGTGCCCCGAGGACAAGACCTACCAGACCGTCGCCCGCGTCTTCAAGGTCGTGCCCGAGGTCCTCAAGCAGGTCCAGAAGATCAAGGATCCCTGGCCGAACGTGGACGCCGCCTCCGGGTGCCTCCTCTACCA